From the Bacteriovorax sp. Seq25_V genome, the window TTGGTGCAAATTTCTGAGTACTTTGTATGGCCATATAATCTCTCAAATCCTCAATAGATTTTTTTGACGAACCCACCGACCAAACACTGGCCATAATTAAGCGAACCATCTGCTTTAAAAAACCATTTCCTTTTATTTTTAAAACAAAAGTATTCTCTGGAAAATCAAAGATGTGGTGTGAAACCTTTTCGACTCGACACTCTGTAATCGTTCTGACTGTTGATTTCACAGGAGTCCCAACTGTTCTAAAGTTTTCAAAATCATGTTCACCAATAAATAATGAACATGCTTGATTCATAAGTTCCAAATCAAGTTCCTGATTCAAAAAAGTTAATAGCTCTTGATAGTGAGGACTAATGTCTTTAGAAGTTGAAAAATAGTAGTGATATTCTTTTTCGATAGCATCAAAAACAGGATTGAAGTCTTCGCTAGCAACTTCAACTTCCTTAAGTTTAATATCTGCATGAATGAGTGAGTTAATCGCTTTCTTAAACGCTGAGGACTCAATTCTAAGGGGTGTAGCAATACGAATAGCTTGCCCCAAAGCATGAACACCCGTATCCGTTCTTCCGGAGCCTATTATTTGAATATCACTGATCTTACAATTTGAAATTTTAGCGACAACTTTTTCAATCTCACCCTGGATAGAGATTTGATCGGGTTGCTTTTGCCAACCCGAAAACTGTGTCCCTTTATAAGAAACGATTGCTTTATAGAAGTTCAAACTTGAACCCAAGTCCAAAAGAAGTGCCAGAGATACCAAATTCATCTGACTTACTATTTGAAGCATCCATCATTCTTCCCGTGAATGCTAAGGAAAAATCTGATACTTCACTATTCGTTTTTAAATAATTTGCCCATGAAGGAAACATCTGGGAAAGAGATAACTCAAGACTAGCTTCAGCCGCATACCCAGTTAGTACCTGACGAATATTTTTATCGTCATCCTCTTCACCTCTATCAGAACGATTTTGTATTACACCAACTGCAAGTCCACCCGCTGCAACACTAACTCCAACATAGCGGCCAAGATTCAATTTTGACCCTAGCATAAAATCAATAGGTAAAAGCCAAAGATTAAAACTTGTTTCACTTAATGAGCCATCATCAATAAAGCGTCCCCTACCAGTGTTGTAAGATAAACCAGTATTAGTCTTCCAATAGAAATCAAAAGCTCCACGGTAAAACATCTTCTGGTATGAAAGTAGAAAATAACCACTCTGCCCTGATTTTGCAGAGTTTTCATTTCTAAATGTTTTTTCAAAAACATCACCTTTTGAATTATACGTGAAAGTATCGTAGAGATATGTAAACGTTAGCGCTGAATCAGCTTTTTGGAAAAGCTCGAGTGCTAATTCTGAATTTTTAAATTCAAGATAATTTTCATTACCTTCTTTTGGAACATCGTACTTCTCTGTCCATTCATCACTTGCTCCAACAGGAACTCCCATTCCATCAGAACTTAAACCTTCTTTCTCAACAAGGTTTTCTTTAATTCCATTTTCCAAATAAGGCGATGTCGCCTCTAAATCAGAGTTCTCATATGGCGATTCAGTAATCTGCCCTGGAAGGTTTTGTTCAGCATCTGTCTCAGCAAAAACTGAGAAAGAAACAAAAAGTGTAATTAATAGAAGTAAATTCTTCTTACTCTTCTTCATCCTCATTCCAATCAAAGATATGTGACATCTCTTTGCGTTTTACAAAAGCGTATACTAAACATGATAGTACATAAACAACCATAACACAAAGAATCATAAACTGCTCATGAAGTAAAATGAGAGCAAAAGTTAGAAAAATCAACGCAAGAACTTTCCTTTTATTCTTCTTCACAAATTCAGAATCTTTGAAAGAGGCAAAAGGAATACTTGAGATCATCAAAAAACTAAAAAATAAAGAATAGAAAATTGCAATATACTGCGAGTATGGACCAAAATCCAACTCCGTCGCGCAGAGAACAAATCCAATTACAGCAAGAGCAGCACCAGGAATTGGCAAACCTTGAAAATAGTCAGATGAAATTTTATCAATATTAGCATTAAACCTTGCAAGCCTTAAAGCTCCACAAAGAAGGTATATAAAGGAAATAACGAGTCCTACTCTACCTAGACTAACAAAGAACTTCATGTAGAGAAGAAGTGCTGGAGCCATTCCAAATGAAATAACATCACTAATAGAATCAAACTGCTCCCCAAAAGCCGATTGAGTACCAGTAAGTCTTGCAACTCTCCCGTCAACCATATCAAAAATAGCCCCTAAAAGAAGAATCATTGATCCAATATAAAACTGGCCTCTAATTGCAAATATAATGGAACTAAAACCACATGCCATATTAAGGGCGGTAAAAGTGTTTGGTAAAAAGAATGCTATTCTCTTTGGTCCTTGGATAATCATTTATTTTCCTCTTCATTAAAACGAGCAACAATTGTCTCAGTCGATACAACTCTACTTCCATCAGCTACTTCAACATCAAAGCTTTTTGGTAATATAATCTTAGTGATTCCACCAAAGGGAAAGAAGCCAATAGAGGACTGTCTTCTTCCTCGATCTCCAGGAAGAACAACTAGGTCAGCAACCTTTCCAGTAAAGTAACGTATAAAATTTAAAGTTATAACTCTATTTTTTTTATCTTTAAGCTCAAGCACAATTCCACGCTCTGGCACAAAATCAGCATCTGACGAAAAACGATAAAGATACGAATCTTTATTCATAATAAGGTTTTTAATCTCACATGTAATCGGCAAGTAAATTCCAAAGTTATCAATAAAAGAAGTTCTAATTGTCACAACTTTTGAATCTTCTTCTTCTTTTATTGCAACAACTTTCCCACTAATTGGTGCATACACTGTCCCAAGTGTGGTGATTTGATCTTCATGATCAAAAACGATCTTCTTTCTATAGAAAAAGAAATGTGCCGCAAGAATTAATGCAGTTACTAGGAATAATAGAAAACTACCTATCACGAGAAAGAAAAGAAGTGCTGTTACATAGTAGAACATTGCTGTTCGCGACATATATGATAATTTCATTCAAAGAAATTACCAATATCTTCCTAGATTGTCATTTGCTGCTTTTACTAAATTCAACTTCAACAGGTCGAAAATAGAAAGGCTTTTGACGCATATCGGCTTCAACTACAAACTTGAATACTTTAGAGCAAGACTTTTCAAGAAGTGCAACTGAATCAAAAGCGTTCTCAATTCCCTTCGTCCCCTGTCCAAATGTAACGAGCCTAGAGTTTGCCCCAACATAATCCTCAAGAAACTCTTGAGCTGAAACGAGTTTCTCATCTCCCACAGGAGTGCGAACATAAGTTTCACTCTTAAAAGCCGGATAGAACCAATAATCCCACTCTACGCAAAGAAGTTCACAAAATAAATGAGAAGGAAAACTATAGATTTTCTTTCCCTCAAGCTCCAGTATTTGGTTAATCCCTTCAGAGACTCTCATGCCCGTATAAGAGCCTGGACCAGAGATCGTGAAATATGCAGCAATATCTGAAACAGACAAACCATGCTTGGTAAGCAAAGCATGGATTTCTCCGTGTATAATTTCCGAAGTTCTCTTTGTTTCAATAAAGAGCTTCTCAACCCATTCGTAATTCGAGTCAAGAAGTCCAATCGTTAAATTATTTGTCGTATCAAGATATAAGTAGTTCATTATAAAAATCTGATAAAGTCGTTAAATAAAGCTCCGACCATTAAGAGCAGTAGAAGTGATAACCCAAATTGCTGAGCAATTTCAAGCTTTCTTCTTGAAAGTGGTCCACCATTAACTACTTCGAGGATAATAAACATAATATGGCCACCATCAAGAACAGGGATTGGAAATAAATTAATTACTCCCAAGTTCACAGAGATTAATGCCATCAACTGAAAGAAGTACGACATACTTGTATTAAATGAGTCAGATGCAACTTTTCCAATAGCAAGCGGTCCACCAATATTCTTAAAAGAGGTCTCAGCGAAAATAAGCTTCTTAAATCCTTCTAGGGTTTTCTTAATACTTTCAATTGTACGAGAAAAACTCTTCTTCACAGCATGACCAAACGATAGCGGTTCAGTGTTTACATACTTACCACCAACATACATACCAGATGAGTAAACCCCAATTAACTTAACTGTCGCCCCAGAGATAGTTTTGACTTCAGGGACAATAGTTTTTTTCAAGGTTTCACCATCTCTGATAACCTCAACCTCAACACCACTACTATCAGAATCCTGAACAAGCTTTCTTAGAGATTCAAAACTTAAGACAGTTACACCACGAACCCTCTTAATAATGTCCCCAGATTTTAGCCCCGCTTTATCCGCTGGCGAATTCATATTCACACTCTTCACTACGAGGTCAACAGGAAATAAATTTTGATTCACCACCGACTCATGGATTGAAACTCCAGAGTGATTAAACTCCACAGCAGGAACAGAAACATCAAGTTCTGGCTCATTTTCTAAAACAGATTGTGTCGATAATTTATGTAAGTATATTTTCCCACTCGAAAGCTCAAGCTCTTCTAATGATGTAGACCAATCAATTGAAGATTGATCAGTTGAGAGTCCATAATACTCTCCAGCAGCAGACTTAAGAACTGGCTTTATCAAAAGTGGTGGATACTCCGCCATTTTTTCAAAAAACTCATCTGCAGTTAAATCAAGATTAACAATGACAGGTGTTCCTAATCTCGAAACCTCAAGTGTCCTGATCTTTCCATCAGACTCAAGTAAGATGTCACTTGGAGAAGATATCACATTTTCGTTAACTTTCTTTAACACATCACCAGATCTTAACCCAAGCTTATAAAACTCAGAGCTAATTTCAATATTACCCATTTTAATTTCAGGAACTTTTTCGCCTGTAACAAATAGTGTGAAAAAAATAAAAAATGCAAGAATAAAATTTGCAAGTGGTCCACCAAAGACAATCCAAAATCGTGCCATCTTACTCTTAAAAACAAAGCTATATCTTCTTAAGTTCTCTGGAACATCTTTACTATTTAATGGGTCATCGCCAAACATCTTCACATATCCACCAAGTGGAATGAGCGAAATAGCATACTCCGTGAAACCTTTTTTAAATTTTAAGATTTTTGGTCCAAATCCAATTGAAAATACTTCAACTCGTACCCCAAAAAGTCTTGCAA encodes:
- the truA gene encoding tRNA pseudouridine(38-40) synthase TruA, producing the protein MNFYKAIVSYKGTQFSGWQKQPDQISIQGEIEKVVAKISNCKISDIQIIGSGRTDTGVHALGQAIRIATPLRIESSAFKKAINSLIHADIKLKEVEVASEDFNPVFDAIEKEYHYYFSTSKDISPHYQELLTFLNQELDLELMNQACSLFIGEHDFENFRTVGTPVKSTVRTITECRVEKVSHHIFDFPENTFVLKIKGNGFLKQMVRLIMASVWSVGSSKKSIEDLRDYMAIQSTQKFAPTAPPQGLYLVQVSY
- the pssA gene encoding CDP-diacylglycerol--serine O-phosphatidyltransferase, with the translated sequence MIIQGPKRIAFFLPNTFTALNMACGFSSIIFAIRGQFYIGSMILLLGAIFDMVDGRVARLTGTQSAFGEQFDSISDVISFGMAPALLLYMKFFVSLGRVGLVISFIYLLCGALRLARFNANIDKISSDYFQGLPIPGAALAVIGFVLCATELDFGPYSQYIAIFYSLFFSFLMISSIPFASFKDSEFVKKNKRKVLALIFLTFALILLHEQFMILCVMVVYVLSCLVYAFVKRKEMSHIFDWNEDEEE
- the rseP gene encoding RIP metalloprotease RseP, coding for MLEKIAIFILFLGPLVFFHELGHFLFARLFGVRVEVFSIGFGPKILKFKKGFTEYAISLIPLGGYVKMFGDDPLNSKDVPENLRRYSFVFKSKMARFWIVFGGPLANFILAFFIFFTLFVTGEKVPEIKMGNIEISSEFYKLGLRSGDVLKKVNENVISSPSDILLESDGKIRTLEVSRLGTPVIVNLDLTADEFFEKMAEYPPLLIKPVLKSAAGEYYGLSTDQSSIDWSTSLEELELSSGKIYLHKLSTQSVLENEPELDVSVPAVEFNHSGVSIHESVVNQNLFPVDLVVKSVNMNSPADKAGLKSGDIIKRVRGVTVLSFESLRKLVQDSDSSGVEVEVIRDGETLKKTIVPEVKTISGATVKLIGVYSSGMYVGGKYVNTEPLSFGHAVKKSFSRTIESIKKTLEGFKKLIFAETSFKNIGGPLAIGKVASDSFNTSMSYFFQLMALISVNLGVINLFPIPVLDGGHIMFIILEVVNGGPLSRRKLEIAQQFGLSLLLLLMVGALFNDFIRFL